The Coffea eugenioides isolate CCC68of chromosome 8, Ceug_1.0, whole genome shotgun sequence genome has a segment encoding these proteins:
- the LOC113779185 gene encoding disease resistance protein RPM1-like, with product MAESVVGFLINQLSTLLSQESTLLGGLRPDVQFIKDELGSMKAFLRQAEAKEDNDSQLQEWVKQVREVAYDTEDVLDDFAFRFALGDADGFFGRVGKIYNSIKNLKARHRISLEIKDIKARVVEISARHQRYQSLYGTQEIGSSSSHVASADCDIRDQALLIEEAKLVGIDQPKKELISKILDDHSHLKLVSVVGMGGLGKTTLVKKVYDDATVKKQFQSHAWITVSQHFQFNVIIKNLIQQLFDEIRQPVPPQVESMDRVRLSEFVRDFLKERRYILVLDDVWSLNAWETIKYVLPDCNIASRVVLTTRIADVASASCLASHDFVHEMKPLSSEDSWTLFCDRTFQSNSCPPNLEEISRKIMKKCEGLPLAIVAIGGVLALKDKVRIDEWEMVLRGFGGEVDGSGKIDRIRRILFLSYNDLPHHLKNCLLYLSIYPEDHPIIVDYLLDKWIALGFIGEKEGMTTTDIAMSYLKELINRSLIQVKEKWDDGKLKECGLHDFLREIIVSKSKEQCFVAIDTGCCTRWPDKVRHLTIHNFTENPPQGFSSLKWLRSVETFGYEDPLTTSFLSKFLRGGSKFLKVLNLEGTELDNIPKEVFKLFHLKYLDLSSTRVKIIPKSVGLLQNLEILLLNGTTITELPVEILKLRKLRSLTVGRMDDFSNNFAVWGFKSPDGIGKLTSLESLAYIEADSGKIVREVGKLIQLRELFITKLRREDGKELLYSLLRLTNLRELHICSVKEEEILDLQHSISPRLGFLTSLFLNGRLERVPEWVISLQSLSKLVLHNSALSEDENAIGCLGHLPNLASLTLHRAYEGETLCFEAGRFQKLQRLELWQLKRLKWVRVEDESMPTLQEFSILGCKLMEGLPLGLQNLSGLKFLRLFDMSDELIHKVQSLDKQSEDCQTISHIPQVYTEHWISTEWKEKIGKRKSLAVVNI from the exons ATGGCTGAGAGTGTTGTTGGCTTTTTAATTAATCAGCTCTCCACCTTACTTTCCCAAGAGAGCACGCTTTTGGGAGGACTTCGACCGGATGTTCAGTTCATCAAAGATGAACTCGGCAGCATGAAAGCTTTCCTCCGACAAGCTGAAGCAAAGGAGGACAATGACTCTCAACTCCAAGAATGGGTAAAGCAGGTTCGAGAAGTTGCTTATGATACAGAGGACGTTCTCGATGATTTTGCCTTCCGCTTTGCTCTTGGTGATGCAGATGGATTCTTTGGCCGTGTTGGCAAGATCTACAACTCGATTAAAAATCTGAAAGCCCGCCATCGGATTTCTTTGGAGATAAAAGATATCAAGGCCAGAGTTGTAGAGATTTCTGCAAGGCATCAGAGGTACCAGTCTCTGTATGGTACTCAAGAAATAGGCTCCAGCTCTTCGCACGTGGCAAGCGCAGATTGTGATATTCGTGACCAAGCACTCCTAATTGAAGAAGCTAAGCTTGTTGGCATCGATCAGCCCAAAAAAGAGCTCATCTCCAAAATCCTTGATGACCATTCCCACTTGAAACTAGTTTCAGTGGTGGGAATGGGGGGACTCGGTAAGACCACCCTGGTGAAAAAAGTTTATGATGATGCTACAGTGAAGAAACAATTTCAGAGCCATGCCTGGATAACTGTCTCTCAGCATTTTCAATTCAATGTCATCATCAAGAACTTGATTCAACAATTGTTTGATGAAATCAGACAACCGGTCCCTCCCCAAGTGGAATCCATGGATCGTGTTAGACTAAGTGAATTTGTCAGAGACTTCCTCAAAGAAAGAAG GTACATCCTTGTCCTTGATGATGTGTGGAGTCTAAATGCTTGGGAAACTATCAAATATGTATTGCCTGACTGCAATATTGCTAGTCGTGTTGTTTTGACAACACGAATAGCTGATGTAGCTTCTGCGTCTTGTTTGGCATCCCATGACTTTGTTCATGAGATGAAGCCTCTCTCTTCTGAAGATTCTTGGACTCTTTTTTGTGATAGAACATTTCAGAGTAATAGCTGTCCTCCAAATTTAGAAGAAATTTctagaaaaataatgaaaaaatgtGAGGGTCTACCGCTTGCAATTGTTGCAATTGGTGGTGTTTTGGCTCTGAAAGACAAGGTCAGGATAGATGAATGGGAGATGGTGCTTCGTGGCTTTGGTGGCGAGGTAGATGGTAGTGGGAAGATTGATAGAATTAGAAGGATACTCTTTCTTAGCTACAATGATTTGCCTCACCATCTCAAAAACTGCTTATTATATCTAAGCATCTATCCTGAAGATCATCCAATTATTGTCGATTATTTGCTTGATAAATGGATAGCACTAGGATTTATAGGGGAGAAAGAAGGAATGACAACCACCGATATTGCTATGAGCTATCTCAAAGAACTCATCAACAGAAGCTTAATCCAAGTTAAAGAAAAATGGGATGATGGCAAATTGAAGGAATGTGGTCTTCATGATTTTCTACGTGAAATCATTGTCTCAAAATCTAAAGAGCAGTGCTTCGTAGCCATAGACACTGGATGCTGCACAAGATGGCCTGACAAAGTTCGACACCTAACAATCCATAACTTCACTGAGAATCCTCCACAAGGCTTCAGCAGCTTAAAGTGGCTTCGGTCGGTGGAAACATTTGGGTATGAAGATCCTCTCACAACTTCATTTTTGTCCAAGTTTTTACGTGGTGGTTCCAAGTTCCTGAAGGTTTTAAATTTAGAGGGAACTGAACTGGACAACATCCCAAAGGAAGTTTTCAAACTATTTCATCTCAAGTATCTTGATCTAAGTAGCACTAGAGTTAAAATCATTCCAAAATCTGTTGGGCTGCTTCAAAACCTAGAAATTTTACTTCTGAACGGAACCACTATAACGGAGTTGCCTGTGGAAATTCTGAAGCTAAGAAAACTCCGTTCCCTTACAGTAGGCAGAatggatgatttttcaaataactttgcagtTTGGGGCTTTAAATCTCCGGATGGAATTGGAAAGCTTACTTCCTTGGAGAGTCTGGCATATATAGAAGCAGATAGTGGTAAGATAGTAAGGGAGGTTGGGAAGCTCATTCAATTGCGAGAATTATTCATAACAAAGCTCAGGAGAGAAGATGGAAAAGAGTTGCTCTACTCCCTCTTGAGGCTGACCAACCTTCGAGAGTTACACATCTGCTCTGTTAAAGAAGAGGAGATCCTTGATCTCCAACATTCCATCTCTCCAAGACTTGGATTTCTTACGAGTCTGTTCTTGAATGGCCGTTTAGAGAGAGTACCAGAATGGGTGATATCACTTCAATCCTTGAGCAAGTTAGTCTTGCACAATAGTGCATTGAGTGAAGATGAGAATGCAATTGGTTGTCTTGGACATTTGCCCAATCTGGCATCGCTGACTCTCCATCGTGCTTATGAAGGGGAGACATTGTGCTTTGAGGCTGGAAGATTCCAAAAACTCCAAAGATTAGAACTTTGGCAATTAAAAAGACTAAAATGGGTAAGAGTGGAAGATGAATCGATGCCCACTCTCCAAGAGTTTTCTATTCTTGGTTGCAAACTTATGGAGGGCCTGCCTTTGGGCCTTCAAAACTTGAGCGGGCTTAAATTTCTTCGATTGTTTGATATGTCTGATGAGCTAATCCACAAAGTACAGAGTTTGGATAAACAAAGTGAAGATTGTCAGACAATTTCTCATATCCCTCAAGTTTACACTGAACACTGGATAAGCACTGAATGGAAAGAGAAGATTGGTAAAAGAAAATCTCTTGCGGTCGTCAATATTTGA